The Hahella sp. HNIBRBA332 genome window below encodes:
- a CDS encoding LysR family transcriptional regulator: MLERNHLTILREVDRLGSLTAAAESLCLTQSALSHAVKKLEQQMGAAVWTKEGRSLRFTQAGEYLLALAKRMLPQFEHAELVMSQFSQGQRGSLRIGMECHPCYQWLLKVVAPYLQRWPDVDVDVKQKFQFGGIGALIGYEIDVLVTPDPVRKDGLSFQPVFDYEQVLVVGDNHPLAQVPFVEPAHLLQETLISYPVDIDRLDIYNQFLLPANCNPRQHKTIETTDIMLQMVAAGRGVAALPKWLVAEYAQKMPVRPVRLGPQGIAKQIFLGVREEDADTDYLASFVAMARDAEWRG, from the coding sequence ATGCTGGAACGTAATCATCTCACCATCCTGCGGGAGGTGGATCGTTTAGGTTCGCTGACCGCCGCTGCGGAAAGCCTGTGCCTGACGCAATCCGCTCTCAGTCATGCGGTAAAGAAACTGGAGCAGCAAATGGGCGCGGCGGTGTGGACCAAGGAAGGTCGCAGTTTGCGCTTTACCCAGGCCGGAGAGTATCTGTTGGCGTTGGCCAAACGAATGCTGCCGCAATTCGAACATGCAGAACTGGTGATGAGTCAGTTCTCTCAGGGGCAGCGCGGCTCTTTGCGCATCGGTATGGAGTGTCATCCCTGTTATCAATGGCTGCTGAAAGTGGTGGCTCCTTACCTGCAGCGCTGGCCGGATGTGGATGTGGACGTCAAACAGAAGTTTCAGTTTGGCGGCATCGGGGCGTTGATCGGGTATGAAATCGACGTGCTGGTGACGCCGGACCCGGTGCGCAAGGATGGGTTGTCCTTTCAGCCGGTGTTCGATTATGAGCAGGTGCTGGTGGTGGGCGACAATCACCCGCTGGCGCAGGTCCCCTTTGTCGAACCTGCGCATTTACTGCAGGAGACTCTGATTTCTTATCCCGTGGATATCGATCGCCTGGATATTTACAACCAGTTCCTGTTGCCCGCGAATTGTAACCCCAGACAACACAAGACGATTGAGACGACGGATATTATGCTGCAAATGGTGGCGGCGGGACGCGGCGTGGCGGCTTTGCCGAAGTGGCTGGTGGCGGAGTATGCGCAGAAGATGCCGGTGCGTCCGGTGCGATTGGGGCCGCAGGGCATCGCCAAACAGATTTTTCTGGGTGTGCGCGAGGAGGACGCCGACACGGACTATTTGGCGTCCTTCGTCGCCATGGCGCGGGATGCGGAGTGGCGTGGATAG
- a CDS encoding thioesterase domain-containing protein, with protein sequence MSDASLAAQLQRIFDDEIPLTRAMALRVDQYDGQALALSAPLENNINDKATAFGGSLYSMCVLSGWGLLTLTLKSHELKGDIVIQDSQIQFLKPLRSARLAVRCAFAEPQQVDEFVSIYQQRGKARRELVAEILADGETAVRFTGRYVALKAD encoded by the coding sequence ATGAGTGACGCGTCTTTAGCTGCGCAATTGCAACGTATTTTCGACGATGAAATTCCCCTTACCCGTGCGATGGCGTTACGCGTCGATCAGTATGATGGACAGGCGCTGGCGCTGTCGGCGCCGCTGGAAAACAACATTAACGATAAAGCGACGGCTTTCGGCGGCAGCCTGTATTCCATGTGCGTGCTGTCTGGATGGGGATTACTGACCTTGACGCTGAAATCTCATGAACTCAAGGGCGACATCGTGATCCAGGACAGCCAGATTCAGTTTCTGAAACCGCTGCGCTCAGCGCGTTTGGCAGTGCGCTGCGCCTTTGCGGAGCCGCAGCAAGTGGACGAGTTCGTCAGCATTTACCAGCAGCGGGGCAAAGCACGTCGGGAGCTGGTGGCGGAGATTCTTGCGGACGGTGAAACAGCGGTGCGATTTACCGGACGTTATGTAGCGCTGAAGGCGGATTGA
- a CDS encoding LacI family DNA-binding transcriptional regulator encodes MSKRPNITDLAQAAGVSPATVDRVLNNRSKVREATAQRVLLAAEDIGYHASGLLKKRFQESKPRKTITLLLQRSAEAFYQALGSALVNAAARQRDYQIQTNLIFMDEVAPAYIAGQLQQVAEASDAVALVALDHHSINQVIEQLAAQGKPVITLLSQLSTQACAGHLGLDSRKAGRSAAWAISRLAKKEGEVGILLGSHRYLNQEISEISFISYFRELGRNFRLLDPILNLDDDRLAAEATANLLASHPDLVALYSAGGGMAGMISALRSEAADRDLVVICNELTPSTREALNEGLVDMVIATPVERLAAETLALFVRAFNAKGAQRFAPVLLAPELHILENI; translated from the coding sequence ATGTCCAAACGCCCCAACATCACCGATCTCGCACAAGCTGCGGGGGTCAGCCCGGCCACCGTGGACCGGGTGCTGAATAATCGCTCCAAGGTGCGCGAAGCAACAGCGCAACGAGTGCTGTTGGCGGCGGAGGATATCGGCTATCACGCGTCCGGGCTGCTGAAAAAACGCTTTCAGGAATCCAAGCCCCGCAAGACCATCACACTGCTGCTGCAACGCAGCGCCGAAGCCTTTTATCAGGCGTTGGGAAGCGCGCTGGTCAACGCCGCCGCACGGCAGCGGGATTATCAGATCCAGACAAATTTGATTTTCATGGACGAAGTCGCCCCCGCTTACATCGCCGGACAACTGCAGCAAGTTGCGGAGGCCTCTGACGCCGTGGCGCTGGTGGCGTTAGACCATCACTCAATCAACCAGGTCATCGAGCAACTGGCCGCCCAGGGCAAGCCCGTCATCACCCTGCTGTCGCAACTCTCCACTCAGGCCTGCGCCGGGCACCTCGGCCTGGATAGCCGCAAAGCGGGACGCAGCGCCGCCTGGGCGATTTCACGATTAGCGAAAAAAGAGGGCGAAGTAGGAATTCTGCTGGGCAGCCATCGCTACCTGAATCAGGAAATTTCCGAGATCAGTTTTATCAGCTACTTTCGCGAACTGGGGCGCAACTTCCGTCTGCTTGACCCGATCCTCAATCTCGACGACGACCGTCTCGCCGCCGAGGCCACCGCTAATTTGCTGGCCTCGCATCCTGACCTGGTGGCGCTTTACAGCGCTGGCGGCGGCATGGCGGGGATGATTTCCGCACTACGCAGCGAAGCCGCGGACAGAGACCTGGTAGTCATCTGCAATGAGCTGACGCCCAGCACCCGCGAGGCGCTGAACGAAGGGCTGGTGGACATGGTGATCGCCACGCCGGTGGAACGGCTGGCCGCTGAAACCCTCGCCTTGTTCGTGCGCGCTTTCAACGCTAAAGGCGCACAACGCTTTGCGCCGGTATTGTTGGCGCCGGAGCTACATATTCTGGAAAACATTTAG
- a CDS encoding sugar ABC transporter ATP-binding protein, with protein MSSASVVEAVSVNSAIPQNRNYEYVLEVANVRKEFPGVVALDNVSLRIRPGTVHALMGENGAGKSTLMKIIAGIYQPDKGQVLLRGEPVRLEKPLDAQEAGIAMIHQELLLMNPMTVAENIWIRREPKGRFGLIDHDEMRRRTQELFDRLNINLDPDAEISELSVANRQMVEIAKAVSFNSDVLIMDEPTSAITETEVAHLFEIIRDLRAKGIGIVYITHKMHELFEIADEFSVFRDGQYIGTHLSSNVTRDDIIRMMVGREVSQMFPKEEVALGDVVLSVKNLSREGVFRNVSFDVRAGEIVGFAGLVGSGRSNVAEALFGVAPADGGAIQINGEFVQIKSPNEAIQHGMAFLTEDRKETGCFLPLTIQENIQSAVLHQKFVNKGFVAEAELAKEAVEICNKLRVKTPGMDEVIENLSGGNQQKVLIGRWLLTHPKILILDEPTRGIDVGAKAEIHSLITQLAHKGVAVVMISSELPEILGMSDRVVVMHEGRVTGILDRAEADQVKIMDLAAQ; from the coding sequence ATGAGTAGCGCATCAGTAGTGGAGGCGGTGTCTGTGAACAGCGCAATTCCCCAAAATCGCAATTACGAATACGTGCTTGAAGTGGCCAATGTCCGTAAGGAGTTTCCCGGCGTGGTGGCTCTGGACAATGTCTCCCTCAGGATTCGTCCAGGGACGGTGCATGCGTTGATGGGAGAGAACGGTGCGGGCAAGTCGACGTTGATGAAAATTATCGCCGGCATTTATCAGCCTGACAAAGGACAAGTGTTGCTGCGGGGCGAGCCGGTGCGTCTGGAGAAGCCGCTGGACGCCCAGGAAGCCGGCATCGCCATGATTCATCAGGAGCTGTTGCTGATGAACCCTATGACCGTGGCGGAAAATATCTGGATTCGCCGCGAACCCAAGGGGCGATTCGGGCTGATTGATCATGACGAGATGCGTCGTCGCACTCAGGAATTGTTCGACCGTCTCAATATCAATCTTGATCCGGATGCGGAAATCAGCGAGCTGTCAGTCGCCAACCGGCAGATGGTGGAAATCGCCAAAGCGGTGTCCTTCAATTCGGACGTGCTGATCATGGACGAACCGACGTCGGCGATCACGGAAACCGAAGTCGCCCATCTTTTTGAGATTATTCGCGACCTGCGCGCCAAAGGCATTGGCATCGTCTATATCACTCACAAAATGCATGAGCTGTTTGAAATCGCCGATGAGTTTTCGGTGTTTCGCGACGGCCAGTACATTGGCACGCACCTGTCTTCCAACGTCACTCGTGACGACATCATTCGCATGATGGTGGGGCGGGAGGTATCGCAGATGTTCCCGAAAGAAGAGGTGGCGTTGGGCGATGTGGTGCTGTCCGTGAAGAACCTGAGCCGTGAAGGCGTGTTCCGCAACGTGTCTTTCGACGTGCGCGCGGGAGAGATAGTCGGGTTTGCAGGGTTGGTCGGCTCCGGCCGTTCCAACGTCGCTGAAGCCTTATTTGGCGTCGCCCCCGCCGACGGTGGGGCGATTCAGATCAACGGCGAATTCGTGCAGATCAAATCACCCAATGAAGCGATTCAGCATGGCATGGCGTTTCTCACGGAAGACCGTAAGGAGACGGGCTGTTTTCTACCTTTAACCATCCAGGAAAACATCCAGTCGGCGGTGCTGCATCAGAAATTCGTTAACAAGGGCTTCGTGGCGGAAGCGGAGCTGGCGAAAGAAGCGGTGGAAATCTGCAATAAGTTGCGGGTGAAAACGCCGGGCATGGATGAAGTGATCGAGAACCTGTCAGGGGGCAATCAGCAGAAAGTGCTGATCGGCCGCTGGCTGCTGACCCATCCGAAAATCCTGATCCTGGATGAGCCTACGCGGGGCATCGACGTCGGCGCCAAAGCCGAGATACACAGCCTGATCACCCAGCTGGCCCACAAAGGCGTGGCGGTGGTGATGATCTCCTCCGAACTGCCGGAAATACTCGGCATGAGCGATCGGGTCGTGGTTATGCATGAAGGGCGCGTCACCGGCATTCTGGACCGGGCGGAAGCGGATCAAGTGAAGATTATGGATCTGGCGGCGCAGTAA
- a CDS encoding ABC transporter permease, with the protein MTTDNGRLTPASKKRMPPELSILMVLFGIAALFEVLGWFIVGQSFLANMSRLQIIILQVSVIGIIAVGVTQVIITGGIDLSSGSVVAMTAMIAATFAQDSNWPKIIYPALVDMPFIVPLAVGLAIGALAGFINGWLITKTKIPPFIATLGMMVSARGIARWFTDGSPVSGFTESFTMLGSGLGRWAPVVVFLLVAAFFHVVMRYTRFGKFTYAIGANPQAARVSGINIDAHLIKVYMIAGLLAGLAAMVAIARIKTAQAGMGLMYELDAIAAAVIGGVSLSGGRGRITGTVIGALILGVMLSGFTFLRVDAYYQDIIKGAIIVCAVVVDQHRQNKRKKTS; encoded by the coding sequence ATGACGACGGATAACGGACGCCTGACTCCCGCGTCGAAGAAGCGCATGCCTCCCGAGCTGAGCATCCTGATGGTGCTTTTCGGCATCGCCGCATTGTTTGAAGTACTTGGCTGGTTCATTGTCGGGCAGAGCTTTCTGGCCAACATGAGCCGGTTGCAGATTATTATTCTGCAGGTGTCGGTGATCGGCATTATCGCCGTCGGCGTCACTCAGGTCATTATCACTGGCGGCATTGATTTGTCCTCTGGCTCGGTAGTGGCGATGACCGCCATGATCGCCGCGACGTTCGCCCAGGATAGCAACTGGCCCAAGATCATCTATCCCGCGCTGGTGGACATGCCGTTTATCGTGCCCTTGGCGGTGGGACTGGCGATAGGCGCGCTGGCTGGCTTTATCAATGGCTGGCTGATCACTAAAACCAAGATTCCTCCTTTCATCGCCACTCTGGGCATGATGGTTTCCGCTCGCGGCATCGCCCGCTGGTTCACGGACGGGAGCCCGGTTTCCGGCTTTACCGAGAGCTTCACGATGCTCGGCAGTGGTTTGGGACGCTGGGCCCCAGTAGTGGTGTTTCTTTTGGTTGCGGCGTTTTTCCATGTGGTGATGCGCTACACCCGTTTCGGCAAGTTCACCTATGCGATCGGCGCCAATCCCCAGGCGGCGCGGGTTTCCGGCATCAATATCGATGCCCATCTCATCAAGGTCTATATGATTGCAGGCCTGTTGGCGGGGCTGGCGGCGATGGTGGCGATCGCCCGCATCAAAACCGCACAGGCGGGCATGGGATTGATGTATGAATTGGACGCCATTGCGGCGGCGGTGATTGGCGGCGTGTCGTTGTCCGGCGGACGCGGACGCATCACCGGGACGGTTATCGGCGCGCTGATCCTGGGGGTCATGCTGTCCGGTTTCACTTTCCTGCGAGTGGACGCCTATTATCAGGACATCATCAAGGGCGCCATTATCGTGTGCGCGGTGGTGGTGGATCAGCATCGGCAGAATAAGCGCAAGAAAACCAGCTGA
- the metE gene encoding 5-methyltetrahydropteroyltriglutamate--homocysteine S-methyltransferase, producing MITTHNLGFPRIGAKRELKFAQEDYWKGRIPQEELLKVGAELRQRHWRNQSQLDLVPVGDFSFYDQVLDMSFTLGVIPERVSRLQGDELDNYFRVARGRSAQDSDCHCVHAGEMTKWFDTNYHYIVPEFTADTAFSLNPSRLLAEIAEAKQTGANIKPVIIGPVTYLWLGKSKDGSNKLDLLERLLPVYAALLDVLASQGVEWVQIDEPILVTELDANWRYALNLAYHTLKSSKAKLLLATYFGQLQDNLQLACELPVGGLHVDAINGRAEIGKLIDWLPSHKVLSLGVVNGRNIWKTDLNQTLDWLQPVYDKLQSRLWLAPSCSLLHSPVDLDSEEKMDAEIKSWLAFALQKLDEVKILATALNEGRNTVAEALQENQACVDSRKGSSRVHNPAVKEAVDAITADMGDRRSDYQTRAAKQAQRLQLPAFPTTTIGSFPQTADIRNARRRYRQGELQDNEYRALMQQEIERCVREQESLGLDVLVHGEAERNDMVEYFGEQLDGYVFSQFGWVQSYGSRCVKPPIIFGDISRPQAMTVDWIKYAQSLTDRPMKGMLTGPVTILNWSFVRDDQPRALTCYQLALAIRAEVQDLERAGVRVIQIDEAALREGLPLRRAQWREYLQWAVSSFRIAANGVRDETQIHTHMCYSEFNDIIEAIAGMDADVITIETSRSDMELLDAFDNFKYPNEIGPGVYDIHSPNIPSETHIVQLMRKAAERIPAHRLWVNPDCGLKTRNWEEVRPALQNMVNAAKQLRTDTVAAA from the coding sequence ATGATTACCACTCACAACCTGGGGTTCCCCCGCATTGGCGCAAAACGGGAATTGAAATTCGCTCAGGAAGATTATTGGAAAGGACGCATTCCCCAGGAGGAGCTGCTGAAAGTCGGCGCGGAGCTGCGGCAGCGCCATTGGCGTAATCAGTCGCAACTGGACCTGGTTCCGGTGGGCGATTTTTCCTTCTACGATCAAGTCTTGGATATGAGCTTCACCCTCGGCGTCATACCTGAGCGAGTCAGCCGTCTGCAAGGCGACGAGCTCGACAATTACTTTCGGGTCGCCCGCGGCCGTTCGGCGCAGGACAGCGATTGCCATTGCGTTCACGCAGGCGAAATGACCAAGTGGTTCGACACCAACTATCACTACATCGTGCCGGAGTTCACCGCAGACACTGCCTTCTCACTCAATCCGTCCCGTTTACTGGCGGAAATTGCAGAGGCGAAACAAACCGGCGCCAACATCAAGCCCGTTATCATCGGCCCTGTGACCTATCTATGGCTGGGCAAGAGCAAAGACGGCTCCAATAAACTCGACCTGCTGGAGCGTCTGTTGCCGGTCTACGCCGCGCTGTTGGACGTACTGGCCAGCCAGGGCGTGGAGTGGGTGCAGATCGACGAGCCCATTTTGGTCACCGAGCTGGACGCCAACTGGCGTTACGCGCTCAACCTCGCCTATCACACGCTTAAATCCAGTAAAGCCAAACTGCTACTGGCCACCTATTTCGGACAACTGCAGGACAACCTGCAACTGGCCTGCGAACTGCCTGTGGGCGGTCTGCATGTGGACGCCATTAATGGGCGTGCGGAGATCGGCAAACTGATCGACTGGCTGCCGAGCCATAAAGTGCTGTCGCTGGGCGTGGTGAACGGGCGCAATATCTGGAAGACCGACCTCAATCAAACCCTGGACTGGCTGCAACCGGTTTATGACAAGCTGCAATCGCGTTTGTGGCTGGCGCCGTCCTGCTCGCTGCTGCACTCGCCGGTGGACCTGGACAGCGAAGAGAAAATGGATGCGGAGATCAAATCCTGGCTGGCGTTCGCCCTGCAAAAACTGGATGAAGTGAAGATCCTTGCTACAGCCCTGAACGAGGGCCGCAATACTGTCGCAGAGGCCTTGCAGGAAAATCAGGCCTGCGTGGACAGCCGTAAAGGCTCTTCTCGCGTCCATAATCCAGCCGTGAAAGAGGCCGTGGACGCGATCACCGCTGACATGGGCGATCGTCGCAGCGACTATCAAACCCGGGCCGCCAAGCAGGCGCAAAGGCTGCAATTGCCCGCGTTCCCGACCACCACTATCGGGTCGTTTCCACAAACTGCGGACATTCGTAATGCGCGCCGCCGCTACCGTCAGGGCGAGCTGCAGGACAACGAATACCGTGCGCTGATGCAACAGGAAATCGAGCGTTGCGTGAGAGAGCAGGAAAGCCTGGGTCTGGACGTGCTGGTGCATGGCGAAGCGGAACGCAACGACATGGTGGAGTATTTCGGCGAGCAGTTGGACGGCTATGTGTTCAGTCAGTTCGGCTGGGTGCAGTCTTATGGCTCCCGTTGCGTCAAACCGCCCATTATTTTCGGCGATATCAGTCGCCCGCAGGCAATGACCGTGGATTGGATCAAGTATGCGCAATCACTCACCGACCGCCCGATGAAAGGCATGCTGACCGGTCCGGTGACCATTCTGAACTGGTCTTTCGTGCGGGACGACCAGCCCCGCGCCCTCACCTGTTATCAACTGGCGTTGGCCATCCGCGCCGAGGTGCAGGACCTGGAGCGCGCCGGCGTTCGCGTCATTCAGATCGATGAAGCGGCGTTACGGGAAGGCTTGCCGTTAAGACGCGCGCAGTGGCGGGAATATCTGCAATGGGCGGTCAGCTCGTTCCGTATCGCCGCTAACGGCGTGAGAGACGAAACCCAGATTCACACCCACATGTGCTACTCCGAGTTTAACGACATTATCGAGGCCATCGCCGGGATGGATGCGGACGTCATCACCATCGAAACCTCCCGTTCCGACATGGAGTTGCTGGACGCCTTCGACAACTTTAAATACCCGAATGAAATCGGCCCGGGAGTGTATGACATCCATTCGCCGAACATTCCGAGCGAAACGCACATCGTTCAATTGATGCGTAAAGCCGCCGAGCGCATTCCCGCACACCGACTGTGGGTGAATCCGGATTGCGGCCTGAAGACCCGCAACTGGGAAGAAGTGCGTCCGGCGTTGCAGAACATGGTTAATGCAGCCAAACAGCTACGCACGGACACCGTCGCCGCAGCCTGA
- a CDS encoding sodium:proton antiporter, giving the protein MSFELTLLLFGAAVIAFALISRWSQQGPMTAPLFFTLAGLLLSDRGLGLLVADPEWSLAHWLAEVTLVWVLFTDASRINLRQLREGHNIPLRLLGLGLPLCIGVGALVAYPMFPELGWAGAFTLAVILAPTDAALGQAVINNERVPVRIRQAFNVESGLNDGMALPLLIIGLSWLIGENHSASHWLELASMQLLLGPIYGVAVGLAAGRALDAGVQRRWVSPTYQRLGLLAVAMSSYGLAELCGGNGFIAAFCAGAAVGTRTHVFCAPLHRFAETEGQLLSLINFLLFGAIMIPHALPDLTWTHFFYALLSLTVIRIIPVIISLTGTRLQFTSKLFLGWFGPRGLASLLYVLLVMQQDHAPGKDQLFSVAVLTILLSVLLHGVTAAPLAQRYSRYIQRNSADTGAEQMETSSFPTRRPFGREEA; this is encoded by the coding sequence ATGAGCTTTGAATTGACGCTCCTACTGTTTGGCGCTGCGGTTATTGCGTTCGCGCTTATCTCGCGTTGGTCCCAGCAGGGCCCAATGACCGCGCCCTTGTTTTTCACACTGGCTGGATTGCTGCTCAGCGATCGTGGTCTGGGTCTGCTCGTCGCCGATCCTGAGTGGAGTCTGGCGCACTGGTTGGCGGAGGTCACTCTGGTGTGGGTGCTGTTTACTGACGCCTCCCGCATTAATCTGCGTCAGCTCAGGGAAGGCCACAATATTCCCCTGCGTCTGCTTGGTCTGGGTTTGCCGTTGTGTATTGGCGTCGGCGCTTTGGTCGCCTATCCGATGTTTCCCGAGCTGGGCTGGGCGGGCGCTTTCACCTTGGCGGTGATCCTGGCGCCGACGGACGCGGCGCTGGGGCAGGCGGTCATCAACAATGAACGCGTACCGGTGCGCATCCGTCAGGCGTTCAATGTGGAAAGCGGCCTCAATGACGGCATGGCGCTGCCGTTGCTGATCATTGGCCTGTCCTGGCTGATTGGCGAAAACCACAGCGCCAGTCACTGGCTGGAACTGGCGTCGATGCAATTGCTGCTGGGCCCGATCTACGGCGTCGCCGTGGGACTTGCGGCGGGACGCGCGCTGGACGCCGGCGTACAACGACGCTGGGTGAGCCCGACCTATCAGCGTCTGGGACTGCTGGCCGTCGCCATGTCTTCATACGGTCTGGCGGAACTGTGCGGCGGCAACGGTTTTATCGCCGCCTTCTGCGCCGGCGCCGCGGTAGGCACGCGCACCCACGTATTTTGCGCGCCGCTGCACCGTTTTGCGGAAACCGAAGGCCAGTTGTTAAGCCTGATCAACTTCCTGCTGTTCGGCGCCATCATGATTCCCCACGCCCTGCCAGACCTCACCTGGACGCATTTTTTCTATGCGCTGTTGAGTCTGACGGTCATTCGCATCATCCCAGTGATTATCAGCCTGACCGGCACCCGGCTGCAGTTCACCAGCAAGCTGTTTCTGGGTTGGTTCGGGCCACGGGGACTGGCTTCCCTGCTCTATGTGCTGCTGGTCATGCAGCAGGATCATGCACCCGGGAAAGATCAGCTTTTCAGCGTCGCCGTGCTGACCATCCTGCTCAGCGTATTACTGCATGGCGTCACCGCCGCGCCGCTGGCGCAGCGATACAGCCGCTATATTCAGCGCAACAGCGCGGACACCGGCGCAGAGCAAATGGAAACATCAAGCTTCCCCACCCGACGCCCCTTCGGACGCGAAGAGGCCTGA
- a CDS encoding sugar ABC transporter substrate-binding protein: MKKLALSVLASAMFAGSVAAADLKIGVSMAVFDDNFLTALRNGIESAAKEKNVDVQIEDGKNEVGTQLNQIQNFIASGVDAIIVNPVDTDATVSMSSDAEAAGIPLIYVNRQPINVNQLPDNQAFVASNEEVSGTLQAEEVCRLLGGKGNVVVMMGELSNQAAIQRTKDVHEVIKRKECSGMKIVAEQTAEWSRLKGNDLMTNWLSAGLEFDAVISNNDEMAIGALQALKAAGRKMDSVVVAGIDATPDALAAMKSGDLDVTVFQSAKGQGAGAVDAAVRLAKGENVDQKVWVPFELVTPANLDKYLGK, from the coding sequence ATGAAAAAGTTAGCCTTGAGTGTCTTGGCGTCAGCCATGTTTGCCGGCTCCGTTGCGGCCGCTGATCTTAAAATTGGCGTATCCATGGCCGTATTCGATGATAACTTCCTGACCGCTTTGCGTAACGGCATTGAGTCCGCCGCTAAGGAAAAAAACGTAGATGTGCAGATTGAGGACGGTAAGAACGAAGTCGGAACGCAACTAAATCAGATTCAGAACTTTATTGCGTCGGGCGTGGACGCAATCATCGTCAACCCTGTCGATACCGACGCCACCGTGTCCATGAGCAGCGACGCGGAAGCCGCCGGCATTCCCCTCATATATGTCAACCGTCAACCTATCAACGTTAACCAGCTTCCGGACAACCAGGCGTTCGTCGCCTCCAACGAAGAAGTGTCCGGCACCCTGCAGGCGGAAGAAGTGTGTCGTCTGCTGGGCGGTAAAGGCAACGTGGTGGTTATGATGGGTGAACTCTCCAACCAGGCCGCTATTCAGCGCACCAAAGACGTGCACGAGGTCATCAAGCGCAAAGAATGCTCTGGTATGAAAATCGTCGCGGAGCAGACGGCGGAATGGTCGCGTTTGAAGGGCAACGACCTGATGACCAACTGGCTGTCCGCAGGTCTTGAGTTTGACGCAGTGATCTCCAACAACGACGAAATGGCCATTGGCGCGCTGCAGGCCCTGAAAGCGGCGGGCCGCAAGATGGATTCCGTTGTGGTCGCAGGCATCGACGCCACCCCTGATGCGCTGGCTGCGATGAAATCCGGCGACTTGGATGTGACGGTATTCCAGAGCGCTAAAGGTCAGGGCGCGGGTGCGGTCGACGCGGCTGTTCGTCTCGCCAAAGGTGAAAATGTGGATCAGAAAGTGTGGGTTCCCTTTGAGCTGGTGACGCCGGCCAATCTGGACAAGTACCTGGGCAAGTAG
- a CDS encoding ABC transporter substrate-binding protein gives MSSSVSIGRPRHAVLAALYSLLLIAAPVASETLTVATGDWPPYVSPQLKHYGVTARIVKEAFEAAGDEVVFQFFPWKRTLLMSEEGLADASFPWSHKPEREAHHHYSDAIGKYGYVFFHLKTTTFEWRELSDLRNLKVGGTNSYNYGEEFVNAAKSGLFEIEWVHSDELSWRKLLVGRLDIFPSDVEAGYAELRDLFPAQQANRVTHHPHPLKPLTTMHLLFSMEKPESLERLKRFNAGLQQLHAEGKIERYLRESREGQYRLVSEEVREEGL, from the coding sequence ATGTCCTCGTCCGTCTCGATAGGCCGCCCACGCCACGCCGTTCTCGCCGCTTTATACAGCCTGTTGCTGATCGCCGCGCCAGTCGCCTCGGAAACCCTGACCGTGGCCACCGGCGACTGGCCTCCCTATGTGTCGCCGCAGTTAAAGCACTATGGCGTCACCGCGCGCATCGTCAAAGAAGCATTCGAGGCGGCGGGAGATGAAGTCGTGTTCCAGTTCTTTCCCTGGAAACGCACGCTGCTGATGTCAGAAGAAGGGCTGGCGGACGCCTCCTTTCCCTGGAGCCATAAACCAGAACGAGAGGCCCATCATCACTACAGCGACGCCATCGGCAAATATGGATATGTGTTTTTCCACCTCAAAACCACTACGTTCGAATGGCGTGAACTCAGCGACCTGCGCAATCTGAAAGTCGGCGGCACCAACAGTTATAACTACGGCGAAGAATTTGTGAATGCAGCAAAGAGCGGGTTGTTTGAGATTGAGTGGGTGCACTCCGACGAGCTGAGCTGGCGCAAACTGCTGGTGGGCCGCCTCGATATCTTTCCCTCAGACGTCGAAGCAGGCTACGCCGAGCTCCGCGACCTGTTCCCGGCGCAGCAGGCCAATCGCGTGACGCACCACCCCCACCCGCTAAAACCGCTGACCACCATGCATCTCCTGTTCTCTATGGAAAAACCGGAAAGCCTTGAACGTCTCAAACGCTTCAACGCCGGCCTGCAACAACTGCACGCAGAGGGCAAGATTGAGCGATACCTGCGCGAATCCCGGGAAGGACAATATCGATTAGTCAGTGAGGAAGTGCGGGAAGAAGGATTGTGA